The genomic region TCATATTgctgtcctttctaccttcatTCTCCTGCCACGCGTAGAGATGGACATCGTCGTTTGTCTGCATACTTTTTTCTCCATGGTGCACAACAACACCCAACAGGTACATGTACAACTGCCGGGAGTAATAGGCCTGTCCTATTGGGGTCTTTGGTAGGACCATGTTTTGCATCAtgtcaaaacaaacagtgacatGATCTTCAGCAACCCTGCCTAACAGGTCATAAAACACACGAGCTCTGCGACGATGTAAGATGAACGATGCTGTTTCCATCTTCTTCTCTGTTTGGGTGAGGTTAGGATCTGTAATCTTAAGCTTGTACTTTGCACAATCAGAACATGCGTCTGTCGCTGGGTGTCCAAAGCCAAGATTGAAATCATTAGAGCAGATAGAATAATAGAGGGAGTAGCTGGTGTAAACATGATTCTGATCCTCAAAGAGCTGATGCATTTTTTGCACATTCAAGTCACTAGGGAGATACTTGCGACCTGGTGCTCCTCTCCGCCCATAATGGCTGGCCCTGCAGGGGAATGACTTTATGTGGTCAACAATAAGCTGCCTTCTTTTGTCGTTTTCTTCACTCTGCCGGGCACCACCTCTTCTCTCTGGGCGTGCCTCAGCAGTCTTGGCGTAATATTGTGCTACACGAGAGACACAATCTTTGCTGATGCCTGTGAAAGTAAATTATTTAGATTGTCATATACATTGATTGGAGGCAGTATGAAATAAACACCATTACACAGAACTAACTTGCTAATACCCCCTCCCCCATTCCAGGTTTTCTCCATAGCAGGTGACATTTTTctcaaataatatattttttttaatccctgAGAGCCACATGTTGGAGATTACAAGAAAGTTACCATAACATAATCACCTTTCACACACATCTCACTCTCTataactctctcctctctccagaaagggggggggggggggggggttgtgtgtctctctctctctctctctctctgtatgtgtctctctctctgtatgtgtgtgtctctctctctctctcacacacacacacacacactaccccTGCTCCATAGCAATGACATCAGGAGGCTAGTATAATTATCAGTACTTAGCATGTCACGTTAGTATGCTTGTTTACAGAAAAAAGATCTTTGTGACAAGGGAGAAACAAAACGGTATTAAACTAGTCAATTCTGAAATGAAACTCACCTAACACTTCGATGAAGGTCGACTTGCAAACAGGCATCTTCTCAGGGTGACTGTTACACAGTAGACTGTACCTCACCGACAGGTTGcaatccttcctcttttctttgttttgaacTTTGGCACGCTGCCTTTTCACCGACGTAATGCTCATAAGGTGAAGCAGTGCCCGGTCCTGTTCAACCTTATTGGGGTTTTCATAAAATTTACTGAAATTTAACATCAGGTCGTCCGACGACAGCTTTTCGGCCTGACAAAAAACAGTCGCAGCTGAATGTTTACATCCGACAGCTGGTATTAAAGCCCCACCGGAGTAACGAGccttcttttgttgttgttttttgtgattttctatattAAGTCTTTGTTTCCTACCCCCAGGTTTGTCTCACAGGCTCATCCAGACCATCAAAATTGTCAACACGGTTAAAATCCATCGTTTTGAagacaataataaacaatacCAAACAAAACTCTCTCGCTTCAACTTCCCGCCAGCCGAACGCTGATTGGTCGAGAGGACATATCGCGTTCTGGCTAAAAATAGGTTTGGCGCTTATCGCGGTTTGGAGAGGAACTGCATCTTGCAGTACATTTTAAACAAGGAAATATAGCGATTTGGCATGAAACGCTAGTGGAACAGTGAATAGGTTCAGTACACAGCAAAATGGCATGACaaactcatttttttaaaatttggcgTTTATCGCGTTTTGGAAAAGAGCTCTTCATATACAGATCATAATAGACATGTCTCACCTGCAGTTGCTGTACCGCTCTTGTGgttacattttcatttgcattGAATATACTGCAAATGGCAGCCCAAGCACTCCTCTTCCTTTGTTCAATAGCAGCACTATAGACTTTACTTTCAATAACAGCATGATTTCCCACAATTTGTTTAAGTAGATTTTTTCCATACTCAGTATAGTTCTTTGAGCGTGTTCGTTTAGCTTCAGCCATGTTTAGTGTCAAAATTCCCACCAGCAAAGCTGTCCTCAATTCCATTCCAGGTTTTTATGAGCACCAATAGGCTAACAGGCTGTGCTACCACTTAGGCTAATGAGGCTTGACCTAGGTGTTCCCGTTTAAGCTTACTCCAGGACTCCACAGTCTGGGACTAACTAAGACAAATGTAAGCCACGCTCATGCAAGCCACTTAAATGACCTAGCTTTACTAGTTTGACTTAGGCCTACTCCTGGCTTGATATAAGCCTTGTCTGCGAAACCAGGCAAAAGTTTTGGCTGTGAGTGTTTGGAagctgtgttttgttgtgaaatgtgttgtgatCGACAGACAGGGTCAGCTAGACATCTCATTAATTGGTGGGCTAATATGTGCAGCTTATATTGTTGCGTTGTGTCATTATGCCGGTGACAGTGGATGGAATAGAGTATAGGCCATAGGGAAACTCGTCACATCCTTTGAATTTTcgctgtctctttttttaagttacATTAATACCCATTCACTTGTTCTAATCTGATGTGACTAGGATGAAAGGGTGGACCTGGCCCTACTTGTGCTAGCTTGGTTAGCtcagtgcatttacagtctatggttgactaatacagtatataatgatGCTAAGGCTAatgcaaaggaaaaaaaactgaacatccgTGTCCTTAAGAGAGTCTTTCAGTACAACTCAATGCTGAACAAGACTTATTAGTTGACCAAAATcttacaattaactttcatgaactgcAAAGACACTGAAATAGAGACAGCTATGTCTATACTGCAGCAGTACTGATTTGTCAATTACAATGTAGGCACCCTAATGCCCTACTTTATTGTCTATTCTACTGTAAATGGGACCatgatttacaaaatgaacaacaTTCTGTGTTGAGGAAGACTTGAAACTAGCCATTTAGATTCATTTGGAAAATGTTTACTGGAGTAATAAATAAAGTGAGAGTAATGTCATTATCTCATAGACTTCCTACAGTTGGTCTTCTCTTTGGAGCCAGTGGAGCTCCAAATGGCTTCTGTTGACCATTAGAGAGAATGGAGGTGAAAGTCACTTCCACATTGCCTTCATTTGTCAGATCTTGAGATACCTAATTAATTTAGTCACTAAAAACACCCGGAGTGGGTTAAAGTTACTGCTACTTCCTTAAGGTTATGTGGCCTTTATGGTCATGACTACAATAATAACCATGGGGTTAAGGTTAGAGGACGATTGTcgatgttttgtgtttttttaactgtccATACTCATGtttagaaacaggaaatgaaaagcaGCCTGTTGTGGCAAAGCCCACAGTTTGGTTCATACCTCAATTCACCCCTCGCCCTCTGTATGTGGAAACTTTTATATATGCCATCTGACCATATATTGTTTTTGAGCCACTaatattatgtttatttcataattttcCTTGTGAAGACAGTCTGGTTAATGTATGTGTATGCCAAAATCTACAGGAGTGGGGAGCATTGTTCTAGGGCTTCACAgacaaataatattaataaaaagaaCTTTGTGAATGTCCACACTACTTTACTAACCTTTTGGATAACGTCAGGAAACAACCATTTGCACTAGTTAGATTGACAGTGCTATGAAAACCAAGAACGCATCAAGAACATGCCAAGAATTGGTATTTGATACTAAATTATATACACAAAACATGATATAACCTAAAATGGTAGTAGGTTGAAGGCTACTAGGCCATCTTCAAAATCAAACAAGGACAAACTgtttatataaattaaaaagaattGAAAGACATCACAATGTGATTTGGATAATTAAACCTTGTTTAACTATGTTAAACCTGAGAGTCACTATTCTCAATACTCACAAGGCCAAGTCTAAAAACTGCAAcagaaccacagactgtataaaagaaatggacgtaacatccgtgatgtcacccattggtttgtggactgctgctcggaagccaataatTTCGAATCTacgcagcgccatcttgaaaatttcaggtgcatgccgggaaaaaagaacacattctacttatatgggcatgaggcggagtcatgggtgGAGCCAACAGCGGAGctgggaggttgcgattggttgcgagggctggatctcgaggacattggtcaatcaatctgtcaatcacgacgtataaaatcagggaggacaaaatttcacaaatgaacatcatactgcattgaagaaggctttaaactagcgattgagaccataaacacattttgaaaacgtttactgaggttagaaatcaagtgagaagttgatgaattttaattttaatcaaGGACTAGCCCTTACTGGAATCCACACTTTAAAGTAAACTTGTGCCTGTCATTTAGCCTGATTGATTATTGAGagaattatcataataatgaaagcACAGCACAGATCGGCTGCATTAAAGGACAGATCACTGCACTTCCTACCACTGAACCAACTCAAAAGgtgtttttgtcagtttctGAAAATAGTAAAATGATCATGGATATAGGCtacttatatataataatgtgattACAGGTATTATATGATGAttttttgatgatttatttttaaaaaggcagacAGTTTGGTAGCAGAACCACAACTTTGATCCCCCTAATAGAATAATGGGGCTACATGAAATGCAGAATATGATGGCCTGGGAAGACATTCATGACATTTTGGAGTTCATTTATTGGCTATTTTAGACTTATAAATACAGTTTGTCAACATAGAAGGCAAAACTACTGTGAGGAAAACCtccaatataatataaagttaaCAAATTCCAATGCAAACTTAAAGGTTATAGTACTCTATTGACCATGcaaatacaatatatttgtaaccctcacacactcatatcATTCAACTGCCTTAAGTGACTTAATGCTGTGAATGTGAACACAAAAAAGTGTTCtatgtttacatttatttcatcattactgacagaaaatattcattgaAATGCACATACTAAGGTTAAAACTCATTCAGGAAGAATAGGTAATACCACTTTTCCCTTCATCACTTCACACAGTAGGTAGTTGGACAGTGTAAATCAATCAAAAGATACTTTTATAATCTCAAAAAGAACATGatttaaagatatatattttatttttaaagaaaaagtaacAGACATCATGTAGAAAAAAGCACACAGACAAGCAACAAAGAGAGCAGAGTGTCCTGAAAGTGCAAATTACTAAACCCAACCAAAGCACAAAGAGATCACAACATTTGTCTGATATTCACAATGCAAAAATATATCCTAAGACTTTACCTTACACTACAGTAGACCATAAAATAGCTTAATAAAGTGTCCCCATATCCGTAAGTTCTACATCTTTACACTGGCGTACACACATTCACTATTGGTGTTGTTCCTCACTTTTCTCGATCTGTTTGCTGCGTTGGCACTAACAGCAGCATATTGAAGGTTGTCTGCATCTTGATAACCCTGccaataaaatgtgtaatagtgAATGAAAGCATGATATGAACAATGTCTACAACATGATTATTTGCATTGCTATAAAAATGTGGTTAAACAGTTAATTAAACCTGCATTCACCTCTGCATCTGCTGTGGATGGAGCTGCAAATCCATGTTGACGCTCTGATCAAGAAAAAGAGAATGATCTTTTattcaaaaataataacaattccATGAATGAGCTGTCATAAACAAGATATAATTTGTCTGTACCTGACTGGCAGCTGTTTCTCTTGTTCATCTTGTACATTGAGAAAGCCAGTAAAACACTGAGGATGGTGGTGAATGCCAAAGCTCCACTCAAGAAATACACCAAGACAAGAGAGTCTACCTCATCTGTAGAGAGTAAGAAATCAGTAAATTAACTTTCAGCATGTTTTAGTAAGAGTATATCAGATAGGACAGTGTCTCCTAATGTGTTACTCACGCTCAAAGTCCAGCTTGGTCCCGTTTCCAAACAGTATCTGTCCACATGAGGCGACAGCACAGTAGTAGGTCCCAGCATGAGAAagattcagactcttcatcggCAAGTTGtagacacaggtgtgtgtttgtgtgttggtgttcctctcacactgatcattcctccctccatgtgtgtaaatgagtcctGGATGAGATTCTTCAGAGTATTTGAACCAGTAAACACTGTGTTCTCCATCATCACAGGTcccagtgtgtactgtacagttcagAGTCACAGAGTCTCCTGGCTGGATGCTCTCAGATGCTGACTGATGCACCAAAGTTGAACGCTTTATATTGAGAGTAGTGCCCACCAAAAATTCTGACATACTTAAATAGCAACTAACACAGTAGTAAGTAGCTGAGTCTGAAATGTCCAAATGTGTGATTGTCAAGTGATTTTTACCATTTGTAGTATCTAGTTTGAAGCGATTGTTCTTAAATTCATCATGAAAAGTGCCATTTCTATTAAACACGTATAGGGTGGACATGAGCCTTGGTTTCTTTCCAACAGTTTGCTTATACCAGTAAACCCTTGTTGCAGCAGCATCTTCATAGAAACATTGTAAAGTCAAACTTTCACCAACATTAGCAGATATAAAACTGCTTTCTTGTTGAGATGAGGAAGATTTCTCATTAGTTGCTTGAGctgatgtgaaataaaagacaaagcaaattaaaaatacatttaaagtgacAAAATTCAGAAAAACTGGCACATTAAGAAATATGTACAACATTTGTACAAGTTCTTGTTGCAAAACACCACTCACCCATTTTCCCCAAGAACAGAAATGCCAGATACAGAACAAGGTTCGGAGATGTCATTGTGTTCAAATCGCTGTGTTGAATGGAAAGAATCTCTATACTTCTCCTCTCTTTAGAGAGAAGGCTGCAGTTGATTGGCCAGacaagtcacattgcatgtccTTATTAGGAAACATATACACATGTTGACTGAAACCTGCACTGTACACTTTTTTCTATAAATAGAATCACATGTTGAGAGGTATAGAAAGAACATAATGGTTCCTCATGTTGGCATTATATTTCtaatcacataaaaaatgatgatatttatatacagtaaacacactagTAGATAGTAGATATAAAGAAATCCATTTCTGCTCAAACTGAAAGTACTCATCATGTTGAGCACATTAACCGTTAGGCATGATACTTTTCTAACTACAGTACTATTTGCCAGATGTAGTCAGTATTTAACAGGAAAAAGTAACCTATTTTTATGACTTGTGACCTGTGAAAAAGAAACTGGTTTATTGCCAAGCAGGTTTGCATATAAAATAATTTTCCTTGGTGTTGTGCAAAGCAAACAcgaattgatttgtttttgcctGGAGTAGGTTTTTGTATCATGTTTGTGGTTACTGTTGAAGTCTACAGCAGAGCCCAGCTGATACTGGAATTTTGGGGCTGATGCCGAtaccgaaccctaaccctttttttgtcattaaccCTCAAATATAATGAGGGtataatattttacagtttatcaTTTAACTTGAACTATCTGttaataaagccaaatgaatgCAACccattaactaaactacaaacatgccttaaggacataaaggcctggatgacctgcaactttcTGCTATTAAACTGAAGTTATTATGCTTGGCTccaaacaccttagaaacacattatctaatCATTAAACTACTCTTGATGGCATtaccagacatcccaactctcccggaagttccAGGAGTCTCCTGCATATTGATAATGAGATTGCAAATGAGATCCAATGTTCTGGAATCTGGGGTAAACGAGCAAAAGTGCACGCTAGAGAATGACAcgtatttgtttttgtgtgactatcaatgcatcgtgtgtgtgagagcacggcatccttatagctctgtgttgctgcttattagaccaacCCCCCGGACCAACACCCAGATTGGCAGATAGATCTGACTGTAAACATACTAGTAGACccatagacacatagacacataacCCAGTTGCAGTTGAGTTGGTAAGGTGGGTTTGCTATTAATCACAAGGTTGCAAGGGCGTAACAATGGTGTTGACATTGGTGGGgacataatgtgtgtgtatgttgatgCTGTTTAGCGGGCGGGTCTGGGGGTCCTCCCCCAGCATTGCATTATTTAGATGCAATTTCCAGCATTTTAACCAATTCTGGGGTGGATAGTCCCAAATCCCTTTTGATTCACAGGGGACAAGATTGGCAAGATTGAgaattgggtttttttggtaAGCAAATCATTAAAGTGTCAGGAGACTTTACCATTATCACATGCCAAGGCATGTGTAAGATGTTTTGTTATTACATTTGTTTCTGAAATTTCAGGATCTGTAAGTAAAGCAGGTAATATGAGTTTGGGTGCTGCAGTCTTTGGGCATTTTGTATTAATTAACTGATGAAGTTTTAAGTGCACACTGCATAGATAAGTATGAAAAGTGTGAATAATAAAAGTGGAAATGTAGAAGGAGGGCTACTTAGAGTTACCAATGAACATTCATTAGCTCTGTACAGTTCCCACAAAAATAATACACCAGTAGTCAAGATATTAAGGTCCagcacattttttattaattcttGTTTAGGTTATTCACAGTGAGACATACATGTAGAATTcaattgtaaaaataaatttacgttaaatactgtttatGTTAACCAttcacaaacaaagaaaaaaaggcaaacgGCCATTCAAACATAGTAAGAACGTGAAATCCTACAAAGAAGTCTACTTGATTGAGTTTGTAGCTTAAGCCTACTTGAGCCTGACCTGAGCTATTTACTACCCAAATCTTGCATGAAGGAGCCAAATGCATGGCGCCGCCGGTCATTGACACAGATAAACTGCTGGCATATTTCTTTTATGTTAATACTAGCCAACCTGTCCTGGTGGATATGGCAGACAGCAGCATGGTTCAACCGTGCCTGCGTCATTGTTGTCCTGAGCCATGTTTTCAACCTCCTCAGAGCACTAAAACTTCGCTCAGCCTCTGTTGACGACACAGGCATAACCAATAAAAGCCTCAAAAGGGTTTCCACCTGATCAAACAAGCCCCTGACCTCAACAGTAATG from Scomber japonicus isolate fScoJap1 chromosome 22, fScoJap1.pri, whole genome shotgun sequence harbors:
- the LOC128383422 gene encoding uncharacterized protein LOC128383422 — its product is MTSPNLVLYLAFLFLGKMAQATNEKSSSSQQESSFISANVGESLTLQCFYEDAAATRVYWYKQTVGKKPRLMSTLYVFNRNGTFHDEFKNNRFKLDTTNGKNHLTITHLDISDSATYYCVSCYLSMSEFLVGTTLNIKRSTLVHQSASESIQPGDSVTLNCTVHTGTCDDGEHSVYWFKYSEESHPGLIYTHGGRNDQCERNTNTQTHTCVYNLPMKSLNLSHAGTYYCAVASCGQILFGNGTKLDFEHEVDSLVLVYFLSGALAFTTILSVLLAFSMYKMNKRNSCQSERQHGFAAPSTADAEGYQDADNLQYAAVSANAANRSRKVRNNTNSECVYASVKM